Proteins from a genomic interval of Asterias rubens chromosome 16, eAstRub1.3, whole genome shotgun sequence:
- the LOC117300576 gene encoding RBPJ-interacting and tubulin-associated protein 1-like, protein MTSPGYRPNSGRQSSLSVQGEPMNSEPTLQHPKRSYKYRKVASSGNVDETLFTSKRYEYLQSLNSSSNARPTSAADWFTHDESNQSPSDNRTVNTPPIKSPLIKVGGAPRTRSRAYKPIPTYVDETLFGPKLKDSKFPAPWEKPEDEKKGPMLTWSPPVRGSLSCTPRSTPPSRPSSSAGSRPGSAKGTRPGSAGGSRPGSAEGSRPGTASRGRTGSRPATPNKPVWK, encoded by the coding sequence ATGACTTCACCAGGTTACCGACCAAACAGTGGGCGCCAATCAAGCCTTAGTGTCCAGGGTGAGCCGATGAACTCTGAACCCACACTTCAACACCCCAAGAGATCGTATAAATACCGAAAAGTTGCTAGTAGTGGCAACGTAGATGAGACTTTGTTCACATCAAAGAGATATGAGTACCTTCAGTCTCTTAACAGCTCATCAAATGCCAGACCCACGTCAGCTGCTGATTGGTTTACCCATGATGAATCCAACCAATCACCGAGTGATAACCGAACCGTCAATACTCCACCAATCAAATCACCACTAATTAAAGTGGGCGGGGCACCTCGGACACGGTCAAGAGCATACAAACCTATTCCAACTTACGTTGATGAGACGCTATTTGGTCCCAAGCTCAAAGACTCTAAATTCCCAGCACCTTGGGAGAAACCGGAAGATGAAAAGAAAGGGCCAATGTTGACTTGGAGTCCCCCTGTTAGAGGGAGTCTTAGCTGTACCCCAAGATCCACACCCCCGAGTCGCCCCTCCTCATCAGCTGGAAGTCGTCCAGGGTCTGCGAAGGGCACTAGACCTGGATCGGCAGGGGGCAGTCGCCCGGGATCTGCAGAGGGCAGTCGCCCAGGAACGGCCTCAAGGGGTCGTACAGGGAGCCGACCTGCTACCCCAAATAAACCAGTTTGGAAATAG